A genome region from Aliivibrio salmonicida LFI1238 includes the following:
- a CDS encoding metal ABC transporter substrate-binding protein produces MSNTLFTIPVLALTLGLSHSAIASEQMPVITSFSILGDIVSQIGGDHIAITNLVKANGDAHVYQPTPIDAKEISQAKLVIMNGLGFEGWMPRLIESSNFKGIEIIASNGITPLTREEEDHHHETDHQHGNYDPHAWNSVKNVKIYVKNIEAGLIKADPKNSNDYKRNADNYLQKLDKLEITIHQELDQIPQSKRTIITPHDAFGYFSRDYNVTFYAPQGTSTESEASAADVATIIRQIRKDDIQAVFIENITDNRMIEQISNETHAHIGGKLYSDALSGPDEPATSYIKLMQHNVNTITQALK; encoded by the coding sequence ATGTCTAATACATTGTTCACAATACCAGTATTAGCCCTCACTCTAGGGCTTAGCCACTCAGCCATCGCGTCAGAGCAAATGCCAGTGATCACTAGCTTTTCTATTTTAGGCGATATCGTATCTCAAATAGGAGGAGACCATATTGCGATAACTAATCTAGTCAAAGCCAATGGGGATGCCCATGTTTATCAACCAACCCCTATTGATGCAAAAGAAATTTCACAGGCGAAATTAGTCATTATGAATGGCTTGGGATTTGAAGGTTGGATGCCTCGTTTAATCGAATCCTCCAATTTTAAAGGAATCGAAATCATTGCATCAAATGGAATAACGCCGTTAACAAGGGAGGAGGAAGATCATCATCATGAAACTGATCATCAACATGGAAACTACGACCCACATGCATGGAACAGTGTTAAAAATGTGAAAATTTACGTTAAAAATATAGAAGCGGGATTAATCAAAGCGGACCCTAAAAACAGCAATGATTATAAGAGAAATGCAGATAATTATTTACAAAAACTGGATAAGCTAGAGATCACCATTCATCAAGAATTGGATCAAATACCACAATCCAAAAGAACCATAATCACACCGCATGATGCATTTGGTTATTTTTCTCGCGATTACAATGTCACGTTCTATGCACCTCAAGGAACAAGTACCGAATCGGAAGCCAGCGCTGCGGATGTTGCAACCATAATTCGACAAATAAGAAAGGACGATATCCAAGCCGTCTTTATCGAAAATATTACTGATAACAGAATGATCGAACAAATAAGTAACGAAACACACGCTCACATTGGTGGAAAGCTGTATTCAGATGCACTTTCAGGCCCCGATGAGCCCGCAACAAGCTATATAAAACTAATGCAGCACAATGTAAATACCATTACTCAAGCCCTAAAATAA
- a CDS encoding metal ABC transporter permease: MQRALWGCVVLSLSATPIGVFLTLRKMSLTGDAMSHAILPGAAIGFLISGVSVIAMTIGGVVAGCIVAGLSGLVARHTKIGEDSSMAAFYLMSLALGVIIISSKGSNLDLLHVLFGSTLALNNDALILITIIASVTLCILAILYRPIVLECVDPAFFKTISRLSSVAHFSFLFLLVLNLVAGFHALGTLMAVGLMVLPATIAQFWSKQLRSMLIIAFIIAALSCYLGLILSYYFSFATSPAIVLVMGVFYLLSLFFGSQSGFISNHVLKLQTGKKHV; the protein is encoded by the coding sequence ATGCAACGCGCATTATGGGGCTGTGTTGTTCTTAGTTTAAGCGCTACGCCTATCGGGGTATTTCTTACATTAAGAAAAATGAGCCTAACCGGAGATGCAATGTCTCACGCTATTCTTCCTGGAGCCGCTATCGGTTTTCTTATTTCAGGTGTATCGGTTATTGCTATGACGATTGGGGGGGTAGTTGCAGGATGTATTGTTGCCGGATTATCAGGTCTAGTCGCTCGCCATACGAAAATTGGAGAAGACTCCAGCATGGCAGCCTTTTATCTAATGTCACTCGCGTTAGGCGTTATTATTATTTCGTCTAAAGGCAGTAATTTAGATCTACTCCACGTTCTTTTTGGTTCGACACTTGCTCTTAATAACGATGCGCTGATTTTAATCACGATCATTGCTAGCGTCACATTGTGTATTCTTGCGATTCTCTATCGCCCTATCGTCCTTGAATGTGTTGATCCCGCTTTTTTTAAAACCATAAGTCGTTTGAGTAGTGTTGCTCATTTCAGTTTTTTATTTTTACTGGTCTTAAATCTTGTTGCCGGATTTCACGCATTAGGAACCTTAATGGCGGTAGGGCTGATGGTATTGCCGGCCACTATTGCTCAATTTTGGTCCAAACAATTACGATCAATGTTAATCATTGCTTTCATTATTGCCGCATTAAGTTGTTACCTCGGCTTAATTCTTTCTTATTACTTCAGTTTTGCCACCAGTCCCGCCATCGTTCTCGTTATGGGAGTATTTTATTTGCTCTCTTTATTCTTCGGTTCACAAAGCGGCTTTATTTCTAATCACGTACTCAAATTACAAACAGGGAAAAAACATGTCTAA
- a CDS encoding metal ABC transporter ATP-binding protein: MIKIDSLTVYYNDNLALDSVSVDIQPQDFIAIIGPNGAGKSTLLKSIMRQIKPVSGSISHPKEHKKIMAYLPQSHQIERNFPISVEEFISAGAWLRTSFWRHFSHKEHTRLHEVLRTVKLIGMEKRQISELSGGQFQRMLFARMLMQDASILLLDEPFTAIDSQTVFDLMQVLRDCQKQGKTIIAVVHDLSLVQHYFDKSILMATALIKAGTTSDVLQPTWLSKAGYQHGCGVIE, translated from the coding sequence ATGATTAAAATTGACTCTTTAACGGTCTATTACAATGATAATCTCGCACTTGATTCTGTTTCTGTCGATATTCAGCCACAAGATTTCATCGCTATTATTGGTCCAAACGGCGCAGGTAAATCGACGTTATTAAAATCGATTATGCGCCAAATAAAGCCAGTTTCTGGCTCTATTAGTCACCCAAAAGAACACAAAAAAATAATGGCTTATCTACCGCAATCACATCAAATAGAACGTAACTTCCCAATTTCAGTAGAAGAATTTATTTCAGCGGGTGCTTGGTTACGAACCAGTTTCTGGCGTCATTTTTCTCACAAAGAACATACTCGCCTGCATGAGGTACTTAGGACAGTAAAGCTAATAGGAATGGAGAAACGACAAATAAGTGAATTATCTGGAGGACAATTTCAGCGCATGTTATTTGCAAGAATGCTAATGCAAGATGCGTCAATATTACTGCTTGATGAACCCTTTACCGCCATTGATAGCCAAACCGTTTTTGACTTAATGCAGGTTCTTCGTGACTGCCAGAAACAAGGTAAAACCATCATTGCAGTCGTTCATGATCTTTCTCTTGTTCAGCACTATTTTGATAAATCCATATTAATGGCCACTGCATTAATTAAAGCAGGTACCACAAGTGATGTTCTTCAACCCACTTGGCTCTCTAAGGCGGGCTATCAACATGGTTGTGGGGTAATCGAATAA
- a CDS encoding DUF1007 family protein, whose translation MDNRESKVKESEKNESNKMPKWAKTILIAAAFFPCIVFAHPHSWVDMTTTIEGTENTITGLAMNWTFDAMTSAYALDGEDLSSENRVETMRKLADSMINNVSGSHYYTYFDENKTPIKFTLHQHGRLTQKKGKLTLSFDLRLDKPQKITSSSLNLRVFEPSFYVDMAWKNETSITLSKALSQQCRVEIITPHPTAKQMAYAMSLPQDAAPDNALGQLFTQRAVVHCKADMNQKGEVSE comes from the coding sequence ATGGATAACCGAGAGAGTAAAGTAAAAGAATCAGAAAAAAATGAAAGTAATAAAATGCCTAAGTGGGCAAAAACGATCTTGATAGCGGCGGCGTTTTTTCCTTGTATTGTGTTTGCTCATCCTCATTCTTGGGTTGATATGACAACAACAATTGAAGGTACCGAAAATACAATTACTGGTTTAGCAATGAATTGGACGTTTGATGCAATGACATCTGCATATGCTCTTGATGGGGAGGATTTATCTTCTGAGAATAGAGTGGAAACGATGAGAAAATTGGCTGATTCAATGATAAATAATGTTTCAGGTTCACATTATTACACCTATTTTGATGAGAATAAAACACCGATAAAATTTACACTGCATCAGCATGGGCGATTAACTCAAAAGAAAGGGAAACTAACGCTTTCTTTTGATTTACGCTTGGATAAACCTCAAAAAATCACATCATCGTCGCTTAACTTAAGGGTTTTTGAGCCCAGTTTTTATGTTGATATGGCATGGAAAAATGAGACATCAATTACGCTTTCGAAAGCATTATCTCAACAATGTCGGGTTGAAATCATAACCCCTCATCCAACCGCAAAACAGATGGCTTACGCGATGTCATTGCCTCAAGATGCCGCCCCTGATAATGCATTGGGGCAACTGTTTACACAACGTGCGGTTGTTCATTGCAAAGCAGATATGAATCAAAAAGGTGAAGTGAGTGAATAA
- a CDS encoding nickel/cobalt transporter yields the protein MISSKMFKQAMKPVINILVFITVSIIALDVLWQEWPSLVITSIHMQRDIYAELSDLLYEAKADNVASGLMLIGLSFLYGMFHSLGPGHGKMIVTTYLVTHPTKVNTSLLLTLLSSMVQALVAVTLVSVLLVLFKASMHEVNAQADQFIRLSFYIVLILGGLIVIRSLKQLWRSLNNQKEGGFKIKGAVRIRSSSLLNNENINNTAVSSCSCGHKHFATADEMNRASSMREYVGIIISIGMRPCTGAIMVLLFANMINIYWLGVISAFVMAIGTALTTSTIAVMTITGKKVVQRYLKVASESAPRVTRIHSLLQLSGGLS from the coding sequence ATGATAAGTTCAAAAATGTTCAAACAGGCAATGAAACCGGTTATCAATATCTTAGTTTTTATTACGGTAAGTATTATTGCTCTGGATGTTTTATGGCAGGAGTGGCCTTCTTTGGTGATAACCAGTATTCATATGCAGCGAGATATTTATGCTGAATTAAGTGATCTTCTTTATGAAGCAAAGGCAGATAATGTAGCTTCGGGGTTGATGTTAATTGGCTTAAGTTTTTTATATGGGATGTTTCATTCATTAGGTCCTGGACATGGAAAGATGATCGTAACGACTTATCTGGTCACTCATCCAACCAAGGTGAACACCAGTTTACTTTTAACCTTGTTATCCTCAATGGTGCAGGCGCTTGTCGCGGTTACTTTAGTCTCTGTGCTTCTGGTTTTATTTAAAGCGTCAATGCATGAAGTCAATGCGCAAGCAGACCAATTCATTAGATTGAGTTTTTATATTGTGTTGATTCTTGGTGGCTTAATTGTGATTCGATCATTAAAGCAATTATGGCGTTCTTTGAACAACCAAAAAGAAGGGGGATTTAAAATAAAAGGGGCAGTGAGGATCAGGTCGTCTTCTTTATTGAACAATGAAAATATAAATAATACCGCGGTCTCTTCTTGTTCATGCGGTCATAAACATTTTGCTACTGCAGACGAAATGAACCGTGCTTCTTCTATGAGAGAATACGTCGGTATTATTATTAGCATCGGCATGCGGCCTTGTACTGGGGCTATAATGGTCTTACTTTTTGCTAATATGATTAATATTTATTGGCTTGGGGTGATAAGTGCTTTTGTTATGGCGATAGGCACTGCACTGACAACATCAACGATCGCTGTGATGACGATTACAGGAAAGAAAGTTGTGCAGCGTTATTTAAAAGTAGCGAGTGAAAGTGCACCACGCGTAACTCGGATTCATTCACTGTTGCAGCTAAGTGGGGGATTGTCTTAA
- a CDS encoding bifunctional diguanylate cyclase/phosphodiesterase — protein sequence MFIGLFVFNSTLSDWLEKKVEGGLSNEITRTIKDINEDQISFDDPVQLDIYFKTQVEVAKEDHITLIKEDGTPIADSDISLASVLALENHLNRQEIIDAKDGSYGTTTRFSTSRFKNLLYSAKSFEYQGQTYILRAATPLTRIDAMVEELMNILIVLMGINIVLVIGSSLLSNKLIHQQVKNEQDQQEERIEQSTQEIELLHRLANMLAACNSITEAQMVVEDILPRILGDVNGVVSLIRSSRNQLLVKLDWGGSWSGSKTYAPEECWALRKGKFHLANDKYTTLPCSHMAATGTDQTLCIPLIAHGNTIGMMHIYLGPNKDIEEKTQKLAFTVAEHLGLALANLNLQEKLREQAISDPLTGLYNRRYYEETINQELMRSNRHKQEMSLLMLDLDHFKRFNDNYGHDAGDYVLKTIGSLLLSTMRGEDTICRLGGEELAIILPNTSAEAATKVANSLCQSVSDLHLAIKDLSLGKLSVSIGISTYPANGLQADDLTKLADIALYEAKGRGRDQSCHYDDLTQNAESIIENTDKNTCNNENVTAIKQ from the coding sequence ATGTTTATTGGGCTTTTCGTTTTTAATTCAACACTTTCGGATTGGCTAGAAAAGAAAGTTGAAGGGGGATTATCAAATGAAATCACAAGAACCATCAAAGACATTAATGAAGACCAAATCTCTTTTGATGATCCTGTTCAGCTCGATATCTATTTCAAAACACAAGTTGAAGTAGCAAAAGAAGACCACATTACTCTAATAAAAGAAGACGGTACTCCAATTGCGGATAGCGATATTTCTTTAGCCTCTGTGTTAGCACTTGAAAACCATTTAAATCGACAAGAAATTATTGATGCCAAAGATGGTTCGTACGGCACAACGACTCGTTTTAGTACCTCTCGCTTTAAAAATTTACTCTATTCAGCAAAATCATTTGAATACCAAGGACAAACTTACATTCTTCGAGCGGCAACACCATTAACTCGAATAGATGCCATGGTTGAAGAGTTAATGAATATTCTCATTGTTTTGATGGGAATTAACATTGTATTGGTTATTGGCTCTTCTTTGTTAAGTAACAAACTGATTCATCAACAAGTTAAGAATGAGCAAGACCAACAAGAAGAACGCATCGAACAAAGCACGCAAGAAATTGAATTGCTTCATCGCCTTGCCAACATGCTTGCTGCTTGTAATTCAATTACTGAAGCTCAAATGGTGGTTGAAGATATTCTTCCTCGTATTTTAGGCGACGTAAATGGCGTTGTTTCTCTCATCCGCTCATCACGCAATCAATTATTAGTTAAATTGGATTGGGGTGGCTCATGGTCAGGAAGTAAAACCTATGCTCCTGAAGAGTGCTGGGCATTACGAAAAGGCAAATTCCACCTAGCTAATGATAAATACACCACACTTCCTTGTTCACATATGGCCGCCACCGGTACTGATCAAACCCTATGTATCCCATTGATTGCTCATGGTAATACAATAGGAATGATGCATATTTATCTTGGTCCAAATAAAGACATTGAAGAAAAAACTCAAAAACTGGCATTTACAGTCGCAGAACATTTGGGTCTTGCACTTGCTAATCTCAACTTACAAGAAAAGCTTCGTGAACAAGCAATCAGTGACCCATTAACAGGGCTATATAATCGCCGTTATTATGAAGAAACCATTAATCAAGAATTGATGCGATCTAATCGACACAAACAAGAAATGTCGTTATTAATGCTCGATTTAGACCATTTTAAACGATTTAATGATAATTACGGGCATGACGCTGGTGATTACGTGCTGAAAACCATTGGTTCCTTACTGCTTAGTACCATGCGTGGAGAAGATACAATTTGTCGTCTTGGTGGCGAAGAACTCGCGATTATCTTACCCAATACCAGTGCTGAAGCGGCAACCAAGGTGGCTAACAGCCTATGTCAATCGGTCAGTGATTTACATCTAGCCATCAAAGATTTATCTCTTGGCAAGTTAAGCGTCTCTATTGGTATCTCAACTTACCCTGCGAATGGCCTGCAAGCCGATGACTTAACTAAATTGGCTGATATTGCTCTTTATGAAGCAAAAGGAAGAGGGCGAGATCAATCTTGCCATTATGATGATTTAACCCAAAACGCAGAAAGCATCATTGAAAATACAGATAAAAATACGTGTAACAATGAAAATGTGACCGCGATAAAACAGTAA
- a CDS encoding ATP-binding protein, with product MPNNKSNFKHLSLKNRLLLTTTLWLSLMLVSAGLLIPYLINDYLTTDIKKTLSHSMDEIIANLEVDNNGKLVQSGQLSDPRFKRPYSGLYWYAESKKQTLRSRSLWDSSLQEKKHHYLGPNNEELITIKKSISLFDVKGPVSIIVGIDKAPLSSTIEQVMQRIWLLLSLLFIGVFTLISFQVKWSLKPLSKLQTELQKLRDGEQNALKQYYPNEIQPLVTDLNALVFHYQELLDRARHHAGNLSHALKTPLSILKNETETLPEEKKKHFEPALYDLQHHIDYHLNQARMAGSKHILSANSSPSKRIDSMSIAFDKLYSQHSILVINEIDYDLLVNIEQTDLDEILGNLLENGYKWATSIIRITANIVDDFVEINIEDDGLGIPENKFKEVLKRGIRLDESVKGTGLGLNIVQEVIHSYRGKLNISRSHLGGAKITVYLPLFKQN from the coding sequence ATGCCGAATAACAAAAGTAATTTCAAGCATTTAAGTTTAAAAAATCGCTTATTGTTAACGACTACCTTATGGTTAAGCCTGATGCTTGTCAGTGCTGGATTATTGATCCCTTATTTAATAAATGACTACTTAACCACAGATATAAAAAAGACACTCAGTCATTCAATGGATGAAATCATTGCGAATTTAGAAGTCGACAATAACGGAAAATTAGTTCAGTCCGGTCAATTATCTGATCCTCGATTTAAGCGTCCCTACAGTGGACTCTATTGGTATGCCGAAAGTAAAAAGCAAACCTTACGATCTCGCTCTTTATGGGACAGTTCCTTACAAGAAAAAAAACACCATTACCTTGGGCCTAATAATGAAGAACTGATCACGATTAAAAAATCGATTTCTTTGTTTGATGTAAAAGGCCCGGTCTCCATCATTGTTGGTATTGATAAAGCCCCACTATCTTCAACCATTGAGCAGGTAATGCAACGAATATGGCTATTATTAAGCCTCTTATTTATTGGCGTATTTACCTTAATCAGTTTTCAGGTTAAATGGTCTTTAAAGCCTTTATCTAAGCTGCAAACCGAGTTGCAAAAACTTCGTGATGGAGAACAAAACGCTTTAAAGCAATATTACCCTAACGAGATCCAACCACTCGTGACTGATCTCAATGCACTCGTCTTCCACTATCAAGAATTATTAGATCGTGCTCGTCATCATGCAGGAAATCTTTCTCATGCTTTAAAAACACCACTGTCCATTCTAAAAAATGAAACAGAAACACTGCCAGAAGAAAAAAAGAAACACTTTGAGCCCGCGTTATATGACTTACAACATCATATTGATTACCACTTAAATCAAGCACGTATGGCTGGCTCAAAACACATTTTATCAGCCAATAGCTCTCCCTCTAAGCGTATAGATAGCATGTCTATTGCCTTTGATAAACTGTACAGCCAACACTCTATTCTCGTTATTAACGAAATAGACTACGATCTTTTAGTCAATATTGAACAAACGGATTTAGATGAAATTTTAGGAAACCTACTTGAAAACGGGTACAAATGGGCGACATCGATTATCCGTATCACGGCTAATATTGTGGACGATTTTGTTGAAATAAATATTGAAGATGATGGTCTTGGTATTCCCGAAAATAAATTCAAAGAAGTACTTAAAAGGGGCATACGATTAGATGAATCGGTAAAAGGGACAGGACTCGGTCTTAATATCGTACAAGAAGTCATTCATAGTTATCGCGGAAAACTCAACATTTCGAGATCACATTTAGGCGGTGCTAAAATTACGGTTTACCTTCCATTATTTAAACAAAATTAA
- a CDS encoding response regulator transcription factor, which translates to MKILVVEDDQRLGQQIIDALEANNWTPELSQDGIDALYRATSESWDAIVLDLGLPKLDGLTVLKGLRDESVNIPVIILSARDTLTQRIDGLNAGADDYLTKPFELPELIARLRVQLRRASGSASSVLKIGNLSLDTCSSKIVWYGETIELTALEYKVVAYFMHNKEKVISRTELVEHIYKQDFDRDSNTIEVFIGRIRRKLSPSVIKTVRGLGYQLNAE; encoded by the coding sequence ATGAAAATTTTAGTTGTTGAAGATGACCAACGCTTAGGTCAACAAATTATTGACGCTCTCGAAGCAAACAACTGGACACCAGAGCTTTCTCAAGATGGCATTGATGCATTATACCGTGCAACGTCAGAATCTTGGGATGCCATTGTTCTCGATCTAGGTTTACCTAAATTGGATGGATTGACGGTACTTAAAGGCTTAAGAGATGAATCAGTCAATATTCCTGTCATTATTTTAAGTGCTCGTGATACGTTAACTCAACGCATTGATGGCCTTAATGCAGGGGCTGACGATTATTTAACGAAACCCTTTGAATTACCAGAGTTAATCGCCCGCTTACGCGTTCAACTTCGTCGCGCTTCAGGCAGTGCCTCTTCGGTATTAAAAATCGGTAATTTAAGCTTAGATACGTGTTCTTCTAAAATTGTTTGGTATGGTGAAACTATCGAATTAACCGCATTAGAATATAAAGTCGTTGCTTACTTTATGCACAACAAAGAAAAAGTCATTTCTCGAACAGAGTTAGTCGAACATATCTACAAACAAGATTTTGATCGCGATTCAAATACTATTGAAGTGTTTATTGGGCGAATTCGAAGAAAGTTATCGCCTTCCGTAATAAAAACAGTGCGTGGACTTGGGTACCAACTTAATGCCGAATAA
- a CDS encoding PepSY domain-containing protein, whose product MFTRQPLAILIFSLSMCLSPLSFAQDHAIPAVQDIILPLNTTIEFDEDRDEIIMAVEQGLIKPFSALYQTVNQDLYGRIIKVELEEDDDEWTYELKLIYENQIIKVEYNASSLQMLELKGRHLQKVIK is encoded by the coding sequence ATGTTTACTCGTCAGCCATTAGCTATACTTATATTTAGCCTCTCAATGTGTTTATCGCCATTGAGCTTTGCTCAAGATCATGCAATTCCCGCAGTTCAAGATATTATCCTCCCTCTCAATACAACCATTGAGTTTGATGAAGACCGTGATGAAATTATCATGGCTGTAGAACAAGGCCTTATTAAGCCCTTCTCAGCTCTTTATCAGACAGTAAACCAAGACCTTTATGGCAGAATCATAAAAGTTGAGTTAGAAGAAGACGATGATGAATGGACTTATGAGCTAAAACTTATCTACGAAAATCAGATCATAAAAGTTGAATACAACGCGTCTTCTCTTCAAATGCTAGAGCTTAAAGGCCGTCATCTACAAAAGGTTATAAAATAA
- a CDS encoding TVP38/TMEM64 family protein, which translates to MNKKLLLLITLLTAFAVIFFNFGHLFTLEQAKAYHQALQSDIQENLFFYSALYFFGYITVTALSIPGAAVVTLLGAALFGFWWSLLLVSFASSIGATIAFLSSRYLLREWVDRKFGDKLISINQGIEKDGAFYLLTLRLIPIFPFFLINLVMGLTKLTAARFYLFSQLGMLPGTMVFLNAGTQLAEITSLSGLISPNILGSLALLGLFPIVAKFIISYVRKKRTS; encoded by the coding sequence ATGAATAAAAAATTACTCTTATTAATCACTCTTCTTACAGCCTTTGCTGTTATCTTTTTTAACTTTGGTCATCTATTTACTCTAGAGCAGGCTAAGGCATACCATCAAGCCCTTCAAAGTGACATCCAAGAAAACCTTTTCTTTTATAGCGCCCTTTATTTCTTTGGTTACATTACCGTCACGGCATTATCAATACCAGGCGCCGCAGTAGTCACATTACTTGGCGCGGCCTTATTTGGTTTTTGGTGGAGCTTATTGTTGGTTTCTTTTGCCAGTTCCATTGGTGCTACTATTGCCTTCCTAAGCAGCCGTTATTTATTAAGAGAATGGGTTGATCGTAAATTTGGGGACAAATTAATTTCCATCAATCAAGGTATTGAAAAAGATGGCGCTTTTTACTTACTGACTCTTCGTTTAATTCCTATATTTCCATTCTTTCTTATTAATTTAGTCATGGGATTAACAAAACTAACCGCCGCTCGGTTTTACTTATTTAGTCAATTAGGCATGCTGCCCGGAACCATGGTATTTTTAAATGCCGGAACTCAATTAGCTGAAATAACCTCACTATCAGGGTTAATATCACCAAATATACTCGGCTCTCTTGCTCTTCTTGGTTTATTTCCAATCGTTGCAAAATTTATTATTAGTTATGTTCGGAAAAAACGCACCTCTTAA
- a CDS encoding TfoX/Sxy family DNA transformation protein, whose product MDKPILKDSLRLLSSLGKITSRSMFGGFGVFIDDTMFALVVQDRLHLRASDNTINLFKDQGFEPYVYKKRGFPVVTKYFAISPECWDEPDSILIQAVVALDVAKKDKEKQKTAGPSRIKDLPNLRLATERMLKKAGITTVKELMDTGSVNAYKAIQQTHSSSVSDELLWSLEGAIKGTHWSVISTDIRNELRKQL is encoded by the coding sequence ATGGATAAACCAATACTAAAAGATTCACTTCGATTACTTTCCTCTCTAGGAAAAATCACTTCACGCTCCATGTTTGGCGGCTTTGGTGTTTTTATTGATGACACAATGTTTGCACTTGTTGTTCAGGACAGACTGCATTTGCGAGCAAGCGATAACACTATTAATTTATTTAAAGACCAAGGTTTTGAACCTTACGTTTATAAAAAACGTGGTTTCCCCGTGGTAACTAAATATTTTGCTATTTCACCTGAATGTTGGGATGAACCTGATTCAATCCTAATTCAAGCTGTTGTTGCTTTAGATGTTGCTAAAAAAGACAAAGAAAAACAAAAAACAGCAGGTCCCTCTCGAATTAAGGATTTACCCAATCTAAGATTAGCGACAGAGAGAATGCTGAAAAAAGCAGGAATAACGACCGTAAAAGAATTAATGGACACGGGATCTGTAAACGCTTATAAAGCGATTCAACAGACTCATTCAAGTTCTGTTAGTGACGAACTACTGTGGTCGCTTGAAGGAGCGATTAAAGGTACTCACTGGTCTGTTATCTCTACTGATATTAGAAATGAATTAAGAAAACAACTTTAA
- the purR gene encoding HTH-type transcriptional repressor PurR, which yields MATIKDVAKLASVSTTTVSHVINKTRFVAEATQKRVWEAVEELNYAPSAVARSLKCNTTRTIGMLVTQSFNPFFAEMMHGVENYCYKQGYTLFMCNTEGDLDKQKHYLRMLAEKRVDGLLVMCSDLNEQLLAQLEKNTELPMVIMDWGPDSPHTDKIIDNSEEGGYLATKHLIENGHTKIGCVTGQLDKATCKERIHGFYRALSEANLTSNPDWIFEGDFECSSASKSVEKMLQMEDKPTALFCFNDIMALAAISKIQQTGLRVPEDISIIGYDNIELSAYFSPPLTTIHQPKRRVGKTAVEILLERIKDKHHERRIFEMHPEVVTRKSVHKL from the coding sequence ATGGCTACCATTAAAGACGTTGCGAAACTTGCTTCTGTTTCGACAACCACCGTTTCTCATGTAATTAACAAAACTCGATTTGTTGCAGAAGCAACTCAAAAAAGAGTATGGGAAGCCGTTGAAGAACTAAACTATGCACCGAGTGCCGTTGCTCGTAGTTTAAAGTGCAACACAACTCGAACTATCGGCATGCTAGTTACCCAGTCCTTTAATCCATTTTTTGCCGAAATGATGCACGGTGTTGAGAACTACTGTTACAAGCAAGGTTACACATTGTTTATGTGTAATACCGAAGGTGATCTAGACAAACAAAAGCACTACCTTCGTATGCTGGCAGAAAAACGTGTCGATGGCTTATTAGTTATGTGTTCTGATCTAAATGAACAGTTATTAGCACAACTTGAAAAAAACACAGAATTACCAATGGTAATCATGGACTGGGGCCCAGATAGTCCTCATACCGACAAAATTATTGATAATTCTGAAGAAGGTGGTTATTTAGCAACAAAACACCTGATTGAAAATGGACACACAAAAATTGGCTGTGTTACCGGTCAGCTTGATAAAGCAACCTGTAAAGAACGAATTCATGGTTTCTACAGAGCCTTATCTGAAGCAAATTTAACGTCAAATCCAGATTGGATATTTGAAGGTGATTTTGAATGTTCTTCTGCCTCTAAATCTGTTGAAAAAATGCTACAGATGGAAGATAAACCAACTGCATTATTTTGTTTTAACGACATTATGGCATTAGCGGCTATCAGCAAAATTCAACAAACTGGCTTACGCGTACCTGAAGATATCTCAATCATTGGTTACGATAACATTGAACTTTCTGCATATTTCTCTCCACCATTGACGACGATTCACCAACCTAAACGTCGCGTTGGTAAGACCGCCGTTGAAATATTGTTGGAACGAATTAAAGATAAGCACCATGAAAGACGCATTTTTGAAATGCATCCAGAAGTGGTTACTCGGAAAAGTGTCCATAAGTTGTAA